One genomic region from Haloprofundus salinisoli encodes:
- a CDS encoding amidohydrolase family protein, translating into MELEGTVLVGREFEPVEGRVVVEDGMIRAIEETSTDSTSIILPAFVNAHTHIGDSIAKEAGGGLSLDELVAPPDGLKHRLLRAASQSEKITAMRRSLRYMQSGGTAACIEFREGGREGVDAIRAAAADVDLRPVILGRETADAMEIADGFGASGARDGEFGSVRNATHEAGKLFGIHAGERDPDDINPALDLDPDFLVHMVHPESLHLERVADREVPIVVCPRSNLVTNVGVPPIRELADRTTVALGTDNVMLNSPSMFREMEFAAKLADVSAVEVLRMATVNGAEIAGLNCGLVEEGRDAKLLVLDGDSDNLSGVRDPVRAAARRAGVSDVERVVL; encoded by the coding sequence ATGGAACTGGAGGGTACCGTCCTCGTCGGCCGGGAGTTCGAACCGGTCGAGGGACGGGTCGTCGTCGAGGACGGCATGATACGGGCGATAGAAGAGACATCGACGGACTCCACGTCGATAATCCTCCCCGCGTTCGTCAACGCGCACACGCACATCGGCGACTCGATAGCGAAGGAGGCCGGCGGCGGGCTGAGCCTCGACGAACTCGTCGCCCCGCCGGACGGCCTCAAACACCGCCTGCTCCGGGCGGCGAGTCAGTCCGAGAAGATCACCGCGATGCGGCGGTCGCTTCGGTACATGCAGTCGGGCGGCACCGCCGCCTGCATCGAGTTCCGCGAGGGCGGCCGCGAGGGCGTCGACGCGATTCGCGCCGCCGCGGCGGACGTCGACCTCCGGCCGGTCATCCTCGGCCGCGAGACGGCCGACGCGATGGAGATCGCGGACGGGTTCGGCGCCAGCGGTGCGCGCGACGGCGAGTTCGGGAGCGTCCGCAACGCGACCCACGAAGCCGGGAAGCTGTTCGGCATCCACGCGGGCGAGCGCGACCCCGACGACATCAACCCGGCGCTCGACCTCGACCCGGATTTCCTCGTCCACATGGTCCACCCCGAATCGCTGCACCTCGAACGCGTGGCCGACCGGGAAGTGCCTATCGTGGTCTGTCCGCGCTCGAACCTCGTCACGAACGTCGGCGTGCCGCCCATCCGGGAACTCGCCGACCGGACGACGGTGGCGCTCGGCACCGACAACGTGATGCTCAACAGCCCGTCGATGTTCCGCGAGATGGAGTTCGCCGCCAAACTCGCCGACGTCTCCGCCGTCGAAGTGCTGCGGATGGCGACGGTCAACGGCGCGGAGATCGCCGGTCTGAACTGCGGACTCGTCGAAGAGGGCCGCGACGCGAAACTGCTCGTCCTCGACGGCGACTCCGACAACCTCTCGGGCGTCCGCGACCCCGTCCGCGCCGCCGCCCGTCGCGCGGGCGTCTCGGACGTCGAACGCGTTGTTCTGTGA
- the cofD gene encoding 2-phospho-L-lactate transferase: protein MVTFLAGGTGTPKLLDGLDGSTFDPAEATVVGNTGDDVELGGVLVCPDLDTVLFDGGGVLDRERWWGIDGDTTETHEELHRLADAAGLGGGPRYLPEDAQTEGRRIARWRRFSGVAEFMELGDRDRAVHVTRTSLLDEGHSLTEVTRTLADAFDLDVTLLPMSDDPVASVVHTDEGPMHFQEYWVGRRADPAVRDVAFRGADDAEPTDAVLEALDSPVVVGPSNPVTSIGPMLAVPGIREALDATPVVAVSPFVEDTVFSGPAAELMRGVGYEASTAGVAEAYPFADAFVLDDEDGTRLDRPVVRTDTRLDGPDDAARVMGAVEDALEAVS from the coding sequence ATGGTCACCTTTCTCGCCGGGGGGACGGGCACCCCGAAGTTGCTCGACGGCCTCGACGGGTCGACGTTCGACCCTGCGGAGGCGACAGTCGTCGGCAACACCGGCGACGACGTGGAACTCGGCGGCGTGCTCGTCTGCCCGGACCTCGACACCGTCTTGTTCGACGGCGGCGGCGTCCTCGACCGCGAACGCTGGTGGGGCATCGACGGCGACACCACCGAGACCCACGAGGAGCTGCACCGCCTCGCCGACGCCGCCGGCCTCGGCGGTGGCCCTCGCTACCTCCCCGAGGACGCCCAGACGGAGGGGAGGAGAATCGCCCGCTGGCGACGCTTCTCGGGCGTCGCGGAGTTCATGGAACTCGGCGACAGAGACCGCGCGGTCCACGTGACGCGGACGAGTCTCCTCGACGAAGGCCACAGCCTCACCGAGGTCACTCGGACACTGGCCGACGCGTTCGACCTCGACGTGACGCTTCTCCCGATGTCGGACGACCCCGTCGCCTCCGTCGTCCACACCGACGAGGGACCGATGCACTTCCAGGAGTACTGGGTGGGCCGCCGCGCCGACCCCGCGGTCCGCGACGTGGCGTTCCGCGGGGCCGACGACGCCGAGCCGACCGACGCGGTGCTCGAAGCGCTCGACTCTCCAGTCGTCGTCGGTCCCTCCAACCCGGTCACGAGTATCGGGCCGATGCTCGCGGTCCCCGGCATCCGGGAGGCGCTCGACGCGACGCCGGTGGTCGCCGTCTCGCCGTTCGTCGAGGACACGGTGTTCTCCGGGCCGGCCGCCGAACTGATGCGCGGCGTCGGCTACGAGGCCAGCACCGCGGGCGTCGCCGAGGCGTACCCGTTCGCCGACGCGTTCGTCCTCGACGACGAGGACGGGACGCGACTCGACCGACCGGTCGTCAGAACCGATACGAGACTCGACGGTCCCGACGACGCTGCGCGCGTGATGGGTGCTGTCGAGGACGCGCTGGAGGCGGTCTCGTGA
- a CDS encoding tRNA-dihydrouridine synthase, whose product MNRVRLAAASLSGESDSQWAETAAPYVDAAFLGGVALDDASREAARELAARGRTEFLPEDPLAFVDAELGRLVDAPLRVGVNVRSATVSPIRSAGVVCADHDAILEINAHCRQDELCAVGCGEALLSDTDRLCRHVAAAADIGATVSVKVRTEVPGVDLPETARRVADAGATMLHVDAMDSEHVVGDVAAAVGDDLYLVANNGVRDAASVGEYVEYGADAVSVGRPSDDPRVLKRVRAAVDEWFGADGADEPDGSDEPEVSA is encoded by the coding sequence GTGAATCGAGTACGCCTCGCCGCCGCGAGTCTGAGCGGTGAGTCCGATTCACAGTGGGCCGAAACGGCCGCCCCGTACGTCGACGCGGCGTTTCTCGGCGGCGTCGCGTTAGACGACGCCTCGCGTGAGGCGGCGCGGGAACTCGCCGCTCGCGGACGCACGGAATTCCTTCCAGAAGACCCGCTGGCGTTCGTCGACGCCGAGCTCGGGAGGCTGGTCGACGCGCCCCTCCGAGTCGGCGTCAACGTGCGCAGTGCGACCGTCTCGCCGATTCGTTCGGCGGGTGTCGTCTGCGCCGACCACGACGCGATACTCGAAATCAACGCTCACTGCCGGCAGGACGAACTCTGCGCGGTGGGTTGCGGCGAGGCGTTACTGTCCGACACCGACCGCCTCTGCCGACACGTCGCCGCCGCCGCCGATATCGGTGCGACCGTGAGCGTCAAAGTCCGAACGGAGGTTCCGGGGGTCGACCTCCCGGAGACGGCGCGACGCGTCGCCGACGCGGGCGCGACGATGCTCCACGTCGACGCGATGGACTCCGAGCACGTCGTCGGCGACGTCGCCGCGGCCGTCGGAGACGACCTCTACCTCGTCGCCAACAACGGCGTCCGCGATGCCGCCAGCGTCGGCGAGTACGTCGAGTACGGGGCGGACGCGGTGAGCGTCGGGCGGCCGAGCGACGACCCCCGCGTTCTGAAACGGGTCCGCGCCGCCGTCGACGAGTGGTTCGGGGCGGACGGAGCCGACGAACCCGACGGGTCCGACGAACCGGAGGTGTCGGCGTGA
- a CDS encoding universal stress protein, protein MGMYDRILVPTDGSDGVERAVGHAVELAEAHGATIHAIYVVNTASYAGLPMESSWDGIDEMLRADAEVAVEEVRRIAAERGVPVEAAVVDGSPSREIVSYAEREGCDLIVMGTHGRGGIDRLLLGSVAEKVVRGSNVPVLTVHVADEPPGQPA, encoded by the coding sequence ATGGGTATGTACGACCGGATTCTCGTTCCGACCGACGGCTCCGACGGCGTCGAGCGGGCGGTCGGCCACGCCGTCGAGCTCGCCGAGGCGCACGGCGCGACGATACACGCCATCTACGTGGTCAATACCGCGAGCTACGCGGGCCTGCCCATGGAGTCGTCGTGGGACGGCATCGACGAGATGCTCCGCGCCGACGCCGAAGTCGCCGTCGAGGAGGTCCGCCGAATCGCCGCCGAGCGCGGCGTCCCGGTCGAAGCCGCCGTCGTCGACGGCTCGCCGAGCCGCGAGATCGTCAGCTACGCCGAGCGCGAGGGCTGCGACCTCATCGTGATGGGGACGCACGGCCGCGGCGGTATCGACCGCCTCCTTCTCGGAAGTGTCGCCGAGAAGGTCGTCCGCGGGTCGAACGTGCCTGTGCTGACCGTCCACGTCGCCGACGAACCGCCGGGGCAACCCGCCTGA
- a CDS encoding biotin--[acetyl-CoA-carboxylase] ligase — MSDTRRAVLDALADDVVSGPALAEALGISRAAVWKQIEALRADGFAVESTDAGYELADVPEYGALAVELGLDAPVTVEYHGRIGSTNDRGRELAAEGAADVAVLADEQVGSRGRLDREWTAPSGGVWLSLVFRPSRPPAHVPLFTLAAAVATTRAAREAGVPAEIKWPNDVLVPVADDAVEGDTLGRGGRKLVGILTEMEGEADRVSWIVVGIGVNANIDIETLPAGATSIREEAGDVNRRLFVQRLLEEFYALRDDPESVLPAWREYSATLGRRVRIETPEGVVEGEAVDVVHPGALVVDTDEGEVTVHAGDCEHLRSA; from the coding sequence ATGAGTGACACGCGGCGGGCGGTTCTGGACGCGCTGGCCGACGACGTCGTCTCCGGTCCGGCACTCGCCGAAGCGCTCGGTATCTCGCGGGCGGCGGTGTGGAAGCAGATAGAGGCGCTGCGGGCCGACGGGTTCGCCGTCGAGAGCACGGACGCCGGATACGAACTGGCGGACGTACCAGAGTACGGCGCGTTGGCGGTCGAACTCGGCCTCGACGCGCCGGTAACCGTCGAGTACCACGGCCGGATTGGAAGCACGAACGACCGCGGCCGCGAACTCGCCGCCGAGGGCGCGGCGGACGTCGCCGTGCTGGCCGACGAACAGGTCGGCAGTCGCGGGCGACTCGACCGCGAGTGGACCGCGCCGAGCGGCGGTGTCTGGCTCTCTCTGGTGTTCCGGCCGTCGCGCCCCCCCGCACACGTCCCGCTGTTCACGCTCGCCGCCGCCGTTGCGACGACCAGGGCGGCGCGAGAGGCGGGCGTACCCGCCGAGATAAAGTGGCCGAACGACGTGCTCGTCCCCGTGGCCGACGACGCTGTCGAAGGTGACACGCTGGGTCGCGGCGGTCGAAAACTCGTCGGCATCCTCACCGAGATGGAGGGCGAAGCCGACCGCGTCTCGTGGATAGTGGTCGGCATCGGCGTCAACGCCAACATCGACATAGAGACGCTGCCGGCGGGTGCGACGAGCATCCGTGAGGAGGCTGGCGACGTGAACCGACGGCTGTTCGTCCAGCGACTCCTCGAAGAGTTCTACGCGCTCCGCGACGACCCCGAGTCGGTACTTCCGGCGTGGCGCGAGTACAGCGCGACGCTGGGCCGGCGCGTTCGCATCGAGACGCCGGAGGGCGTCGTCGAGGGAGAGGCCGTCGACGTGGTTCATCCGGGCGCGCTCGTCGTCGACACCGACGAGGGCGAGGTGACGGTCCACGCCGGCGACTGCGAGCACCTCCGCTCGGCGTAG
- a CDS encoding ATP-grasp domain-containing protein: protein MPDRHHPESQPTAPETDADPPKVLVLDGGGPAALRVVRSLGRRGVDVTVGGTSRVGLGMVSRYADSRYVYPNPASDYRRFVDDLRAYLAANDVFAVIPVSDMSSLVCSHHKAELEETGAKVAVEDPETFDKAYDKGALFDIAADLDVPTPETRQREEYTDVVDLADGMSLPAVVKYRSKTVLDGRQAHTDLIDDVNYVETEAALISTYQVLVGRNSHLKGHEPIVQEYVPGETTATVVLADEGEVLAQFQERRVRTYPSSGGNSAVLESMHDEKMQRYAEEVIGALEWTGPAMVEFMRTDDGEYYLIEVNGRYWGSVPFAVACGVDFPWLHFQQLLGETPRHDGEYPTGERMQRLFYEDLKWLGENVSDRPVSSLGAFGRALGSYRHSIPAWDDPVPAAGALLQSAVLTSRRLADDRKQRSVDAEDPASTPNTT from the coding sequence ATGCCAGACCGGCATCACCCTGAGTCGCAACCGACCGCCCCAGAGACAGATGCCGACCCCCCGAAGGTTCTGGTGTTGGACGGTGGCGGCCCGGCGGCGTTGCGCGTCGTGCGCTCTCTCGGTCGCCGGGGCGTCGACGTGACCGTCGGCGGAACGAGTCGGGTGGGCCTCGGCATGGTCTCGCGGTACGCCGACAGCAGGTACGTCTATCCGAACCCGGCGTCGGACTACCGACGGTTCGTCGACGATCTCCGGGCGTATCTGGCGGCCAACGACGTCTTCGCCGTCATCCCGGTGTCGGATATGAGTTCGCTCGTCTGTTCGCACCACAAAGCCGAACTGGAGGAGACGGGCGCGAAAGTCGCCGTCGAGGACCCCGAGACGTTCGACAAAGCGTACGACAAAGGAGCGCTCTTCGATATCGCCGCCGACCTCGACGTGCCGACGCCGGAAACCCGACAGCGCGAAGAGTACACCGACGTGGTCGACCTCGCCGACGGCATGTCGCTTCCGGCGGTCGTCAAGTACCGCAGCAAGACGGTGCTCGACGGCAGGCAGGCGCACACCGATCTGATCGACGACGTGAACTACGTCGAGACGGAGGCGGCGCTCATCTCGACGTATCAGGTACTCGTCGGGCGTAACAGCCACCTGAAGGGCCACGAACCCATCGTTCAGGAGTACGTCCCCGGCGAGACGACGGCGACGGTCGTTCTCGCCGACGAAGGAGAGGTGCTCGCACAGTTCCAGGAGCGGCGCGTCCGAACGTACCCCTCTTCGGGCGGCAACTCCGCGGTGCTGGAGTCGATGCACGACGAGAAGATGCAGCGCTACGCCGAGGAGGTCATCGGCGCGCTGGAGTGGACGGGACCGGCGATGGTCGAGTTCATGCGGACCGACGACGGCGAGTACTACCTCATCGAGGTCAACGGCCGGTACTGGGGATCGGTACCGTTCGCCGTCGCCTGCGGCGTCGACTTCCCGTGGCTCCACTTCCAACAACTGCTCGGCGAGACCCCCCGCCACGACGGCGAATACCCCACCGGCGAGCGGATGCAGCGGCTGTTCTACGAGGACCTCAAGTGGCTCGGCGAGAACGTCTCGGACCGCCCCGTCAGCTCGCTCGGCGCGTTCGGACGCGCCCTCGGGAGCTATCGGCACAGCATCCCGGCGTGGGACGACCCCGTCCCCGCCGCCGGCGCGCTGCTACAGTCGGCGGTGCTGACCTCGCGGCGACTCGCCGACGACCGAAAGCAGCGCTCCGTCGATGCCGAAGACCCCGCGTCGACGCCGAACACGACCTGA
- a CDS encoding HD domain-containing protein: MITIKDSVHDHIEVDGVAAALLDTPEVQRLRHIKQLGTVQFVYPSANHTRFEHSLGVYHLASRALDHLGVEGVNAERVRAAALLHDVGHGPFSHNVEALTHRHTGKYHDDVDELLAEGTVGEVLRDHDLDPARVAGLVRGEGKYGQVVSGELDVDRMDYLVRDAHHTGVPYGTIDHERLVRELTFVDGELVLAEGNVQTAESLLVARALMNPTVYQHPVARISKAMLRRAAEHLLADTDCTADRLRRMDDHDLLVALRNIDGTAGFARRLDARDLYKRGVWAEISDVPESVLEAPHEEIREVEASVADTAGVEPEHVVVDVPAKPSMRESTSRVVVNGDIRQLGRQSPLVNALRTAQKNQWRLGVYAPADVAETVGRAAADELGLDIDGALVNDVRAGEATTLDQFD, encoded by the coding sequence ATGATCACCATCAAAGACAGCGTCCACGACCACATCGAGGTCGACGGCGTCGCCGCGGCGCTGTTGGATACGCCGGAGGTCCAGCGACTCCGGCACATCAAGCAACTCGGCACGGTCCAGTTCGTCTACCCGTCGGCGAACCACACGCGCTTCGAACACAGCCTCGGCGTCTACCACCTCGCCTCCCGCGCGCTCGACCACCTCGGCGTCGAGGGCGTCAACGCCGAACGCGTCCGCGCCGCCGCACTCCTCCACGACGTGGGCCACGGTCCGTTCAGCCACAACGTCGAGGCGCTGACGCACCGCCACACCGGCAAGTACCACGACGACGTCGACGAACTGCTCGCCGAGGGCACCGTCGGCGAGGTGCTCCGGGACCACGACCTCGATCCCGCGCGCGTCGCCGGACTCGTCCGCGGCGAGGGGAAGTACGGGCAGGTCGTCTCCGGGGAGTTAGACGTCGACCGGATGGACTACCTCGTGCGCGACGCCCATCACACCGGCGTCCCCTACGGCACCATCGACCACGAGCGCCTCGTGCGCGAACTCACGTTCGTCGACGGCGAGCTGGTGCTCGCGGAGGGGAACGTCCAGACCGCCGAGAGCCTGCTGGTCGCCCGCGCGCTGATGAACCCGACCGTCTACCAGCATCCGGTCGCGCGAATCTCGAAGGCGATGCTGCGCCGCGCCGCCGAACACCTCCTCGCCGACACGGACTGCACCGCCGACAGACTGCGGCGGATGGACGATCACGACTTGCTCGTCGCGCTTCGGAACATCGACGGAACCGCCGGCTTCGCCCGCCGCCTCGACGCGCGCGACCTGTACAAACGCGGCGTCTGGGCCGAGATCTCCGACGTTCCGGAGTCCGTTCTGGAAGCGCCCCACGAGGAGATCCGCGAGGTCGAGGCGAGCGTCGCCGACACCGCCGGCGTCGAGCCCGAACACGTCGTCGTCGACGTGCCAGCGAAGCCGTCGATGAGAGAGTCGACGAGTCGGGTCGTCGTCAACGGCGACATCCGACAGTTGGGTCGGCAGTCGCCGCTGGTCAACGCGCTGCGAACCGCCCAGAAGAATCAGTGGCGGCTCGGCGTCTACGCGCCGGCCGACGTCGCGGAGACGGTCGGCCGCGCCGCCGCCGACGAACTCGGCCTCGACATCGACGGTGCGCTCGTCAACGACGTGCGCGCCGGCGAGGCGACGACGCTCGACCAGTTCGACTGA
- a CDS encoding HD domain-containing protein, which yields MNAIKDSVHDYIPVDPVARALLDTPELQRLRHIKQLSTVRLVYPSANHTRFEHSLGVYHLASRALDHLGVDDDRAAHVRAAALLHDIGHGPYGHQTEEVIMRRTGEHHDEIGNLLASSAAGEVLRDHGLHPARVAELVRGEGELGQLVSGELDVDRMDYLVRDAHHSGVPYGTIDHGRLVRALRLRDGRLVLASGNVQTAESMLLARSLMNGVVYRHHVSRIAGAMLDRASERLLDETELGVQTFRRMADHDLLVELGESVPELGRRIERRDLYKRGVWAGLWEVPAWVSELDHDDVRAAERDIADVAGVDSAAVIVDVPRRPTLKESASRVVVDDTVRRLEEASELVGALRNTERAQWRLGVYAPDECVDAVGDAATKILGVDD from the coding sequence ATGAACGCCATCAAGGACAGCGTCCACGACTACATCCCCGTGGACCCCGTCGCACGCGCCCTCCTCGACACGCCCGAACTCCAGCGACTCCGCCACATCAAACAGCTCTCCACCGTCCGACTCGTCTACCCGTCGGCGAACCACACGCGCTTCGAACACAGCCTCGGCGTTTATCACCTCGCCTCCCGCGCGCTCGACCACCTCGGCGTCGACGACGACCGGGCCGCGCACGTCCGCGCCGCCGCGCTGCTGCACGACATCGGCCACGGCCCCTACGGCCACCAGACCGAGGAGGTCATCATGCGCCGGACCGGCGAGCACCACGACGAGATCGGTAACCTGCTCGCCTCGTCGGCCGCCGGCGAGGTGCTCCGGGACCACGGCCTCCACCCGGCTCGGGTCGCCGAACTCGTCCGCGGCGAGGGCGAGCTGGGCCAACTCGTCTCCGGGGAGTTGGACGTCGACCGGATGGACTACCTCGTGCGCGACGCCCACCACTCGGGCGTCCCCTACGGCACCATCGACCACGGCCGCCTCGTCCGCGCGCTTCGACTGCGCGACGGTCGCCTCGTTCTCGCGTCCGGAAACGTCCAGACCGCCGAGAGCATGCTTCTCGCGCGCAGTCTGATGAACGGCGTCGTCTACCGCCACCACGTCTCGCGCATCGCCGGCGCAATGTTGGACCGTGCGTCCGAGCGCCTGCTCGACGAAACGGAACTCGGCGTCCAGACGTTCCGCCGGATGGCCGACCACGACCTGCTCGTCGAACTCGGCGAATCGGTGCCGGAACTCGGGCGGCGAATCGAGCGCCGCGACCTGTACAAACGCGGCGTCTGGGCCGGACTCTGGGAGGTTCCCGCCTGGGTGTCGGAACTCGACCACGACGACGTTCGCGCCGCCGAGCGCGACATCGCCGACGTCGCGGGCGTCGATTCGGCGGCGGTCATCGTCGACGTACCGCGCCGACCGACGCTCAAGGAGTCGGCGTCGCGCGTCGTCGTCGACGACACCGTCCGACGACTGGAGGAGGCGTCCGAACTCGTCGGCGCGCTGAGAAACACCGAGAGGGCGCAGTGGCGACTCGGCGTCTACGCGCCGGACGAGTGCGTAGACGCCGTCGGCGACGCGGCGACGAAGATACTCGGCGTCGACGACTGA
- a CDS encoding triphosphoribosyl-dephospho-CoA synthase → MTPAERAQLALLLEVASTPKPGNVDRNRDLDDLRFEHFLAGAVGSGEGLRMAANDASVGEAFECAVEGMSRQGGGNTQFGCLLLLVPLVKAAVEFDGALTPEDATRVVESTTVADAADFYRSFEHVDVAVADPPEDAPELDVRRGSEAIPALESQGLTLYDVMEMGADRDGNAREWVGGFRRTFAAADAICDDDGPVPDRAARAFLDLLAEESDTLVTTQHGEEVAVAVSKWAADARGDEAAAERLAEALVAESVNPGTTADITAAALFVALERGVRV, encoded by the coding sequence GTGACGCCCGCCGAGCGCGCGCAACTCGCACTCCTCTTGGAGGTTGCGAGTACGCCGAAACCGGGCAACGTCGACCGGAACCGCGATTTGGACGACTTGCGGTTCGAACACTTCCTCGCGGGTGCCGTCGGGTCGGGCGAGGGGCTCCGGATGGCCGCCAACGACGCGTCCGTCGGGGAGGCGTTCGAGTGCGCAGTCGAGGGAATGAGTCGACAGGGGGGCGGCAACACCCAGTTCGGCTGCCTGCTGTTGCTCGTGCCGCTGGTGAAAGCGGCCGTCGAATTCGACGGTGCGCTCACCCCCGAAGACGCGACGCGCGTCGTCGAATCGACCACCGTCGCCGACGCCGCCGACTTCTACCGCTCGTTCGAGCACGTCGACGTCGCCGTCGCCGACCCGCCGGAGGACGCCCCCGAACTGGACGTTCGCCGCGGGTCGGAGGCGATTCCCGCGCTCGAATCTCAGGGGCTGACGCTGTACGACGTGATGGAGATGGGCGCGGACCGCGACGGCAACGCCCGCGAGTGGGTCGGCGGGTTCCGGCGAACGTTCGCCGCCGCCGACGCGATTTGCGACGACGACGGCCCGGTTCCGGACCGCGCGGCGCGGGCGTTTCTCGATTTGCTCGCCGAGGAATCGGACACGCTCGTCACCACCCAGCACGGCGAGGAGGTCGCCGTCGCGGTGTCGAAGTGGGCCGCCGACGCCCGCGGCGACGAGGCGGCAGCGGAGCGACTCGCGGAGGCGCTCGTCGCCGAGAGTGTCAACCCGGGGACGACCGCCGACATCACGGCCGCGGCGCTGTTCGTCGCGCTCGAACGGGGGGTGCGCGTGTGA
- the pccA gene encoding propionyl-CoA carboxylase biotin carboxylase/biotin-carboxyl carrier subunit, with protein MFSKVLVANRGEIAVRVMRACKELGVRTVAIYSDADKHGGHVRYADEAYNVGPARAADSYLDQEAILDAARKADADAIHPGYGFLAENAEFARNVEESEFTWVGPSADAMERLGEKTKARALMQEADVPVVPGTTEPVDSPEQVKEIADEYGYPVAIKAEGGGGGRGLKVVRSEDEVEEQLETAQREGEAYFDNASVYVEKYLEAPRHIEVQILADHHGNVRHLGERDCSLQRRHQKVIEEAPSPALTDDLRERIGEAARRGVAEADYTNAGTVEFLVEDGEFFFMEVNTRIQVEHTVSEEITGLDIVKWQLRVAAGEELDFEQEDVEIEGHAIEFRINAEKAAQQFAPATGKLKTYDPAGGIGVRIDDAVRQGDEIGGDYDSMIAKLIVAASDREECLVRSERALAEYDIEGIETIIPFHRLMVTDEAFIAGEHTTKYLDEELDRERIEQAVEKWGPADAGSDDEDEEVTEREFTVEVNGKRFQVNLEERGAPAIPVSGNSSGNSARRPLEAKDDGGGDDEVVIEGDGETVTAEMQGTILSVEVEEGDEVVSGDVVCVLEAMKMENDVTTQRGGTVTQVLVSEGESVDMGDVLIVLE; from the coding sequence ATGTTCAGTAAAGTTCTCGTCGCAAACCGTGGAGAGATCGCGGTGCGCGTGATGCGCGCCTGCAAGGAACTCGGCGTCCGAACCGTCGCCATCTACAGCGACGCGGACAAACACGGCGGACACGTCCGCTACGCCGACGAAGCGTACAACGTCGGGCCCGCCCGGGCGGCCGACTCCTATCTCGACCAGGAGGCCATCCTCGACGCCGCCCGGAAGGCCGACGCCGACGCAATCCACCCCGGCTACGGCTTCCTCGCCGAGAACGCGGAGTTCGCTCGCAACGTCGAGGAGAGCGAGTTCACATGGGTCGGCCCCTCCGCCGACGCGATGGAGCGCCTCGGTGAGAAGACGAAGGCGCGCGCACTGATGCAGGAGGCCGACGTGCCCGTCGTCCCCGGGACGACCGAGCCCGTCGACTCGCCCGAGCAAGTGAAAGAGATCGCCGACGAGTACGGCTACCCGGTGGCCATCAAGGCCGAGGGCGGCGGCGGCGGCCGCGGCCTGAAAGTCGTCAGAAGCGAGGACGAGGTCGAAGAACAACTGGAGACCGCCCAGCGCGAGGGCGAGGCGTACTTCGACAACGCCTCCGTTTACGTCGAGAAGTACCTCGAAGCGCCGCGTCACATCGAGGTCCAGATTCTCGCCGACCACCACGGTAACGTCCGCCACCTCGGCGAGCGCGACTGCTCGCTGCAGCGCCGCCACCAGAAGGTAATCGAGGAGGCCCCCTCGCCCGCGCTGACCGACGACCTGCGCGAGCGCATCGGCGAGGCGGCTCGCCGCGGCGTCGCCGAGGCCGACTACACGAACGCCGGGACGGTGGAGTTCCTCGTCGAGGACGGGGAGTTCTTCTTCATGGAAGTCAACACCCGGATTCAGGTCGAACACACCGTCAGCGAGGAGATAACGGGCCTCGACATCGTCAAGTGGCAACTGCGCGTCGCCGCCGGCGAGGAACTCGACTTCGAGCAGGAGGACGTCGAAATCGAGGGTCACGCCATCGAGTTCCGCATCAACGCAGAGAAGGCCGCCCAGCAGTTCGCGCCCGCGACGGGGAAACTGAAGACGTACGACCCCGCCGGCGGCATCGGCGTCCGCATCGACGACGCCGTGCGCCAGGGCGACGAGATCGGCGGCGACTACGACTCGATGATAGCGAAACTCATCGTCGCCGCGTCGGACCGCGAGGAGTGTCTCGTCCGCTCCGAGCGCGCGCTCGCGGAGTACGACATCGAGGGTATCGAGACCATCATCCCGTTCCACCGCCTGATGGTCACCGACGAGGCGTTCATCGCGGGCGAGCACACGACGAAGTATCTCGACGAGGAACTCGACCGCGAGCGCATCGAGCAGGCCGTCGAGAAGTGGGGCCCCGCCGACGCCGGCAGCGACGACGAGGACGAGGAAGTCACCGAACGCGAGTTCACCGTCGAGGTCAACGGCAAGCGCTTCCAGGTGAACCTCGAAGAGCGCGGCGCGCCCGCCATCCCCGTCTCGGGGAACTCCAGCGGCAACAGCGCCCGCCGGCCGCTGGAGGCGAAAGACGACGGCGGCGGCGACGACGAAGTCGTCATCGAGGGAGACGGCGAGACGGTCACCGCCGAGATGCAGGGGACGATTCTCTCCGTCGAGGTCGAGGAAGGCGACGAAGTCGTCTCCGGCGACGTGGTCTGCGTGCTCGAAGCGATGAAGATGGAGAACGACGTGACCACCCAGCGCGGCGGGACGGTCACGCAGGTGCTCGTCTCCGAGGGCGAGAGCGTCGACATGGGCGACGTGCTCATCGTCCTCGAATAG